ATGGCGCCACCCAAATGCCACCAGAATATGCACACAATGTGCACGGCAAACTTGCTTTTTCCATTTCAATACCACACTCAGAAAATGTCTTGGGCCAGTTGAACACATTGCCAAAGCAGTGTCACACAGTACAGTCAGACCATTCCAGCAACTCAAACATCTCATGCCAACCAAATAGTTCTACAGAATCAAATAGTCAAGAGACCACCAGCAATCAGCAAATTAGTCCCAAAATCAATCTTTCTACGCTGGAAGACTTGGATCATGGCCAGTAAGTACCAGAAATCTCACAATTTTGCTTACACAATCATCCTAAATTAGTGATACAGCCCATATTGTGTTTGAGAGACCAGTGCACATTATAACAAGACACAACAACCAGTATTACTACAATTACAAATAACCAATTGTGTTTAGGTGATATTGAAATCTGGTTACATGTTAATCCTACAGCCATGATACAGAAATCATACAGACCTCTTTGGTGACAGATTTAGAAAACCCACTGTGTATTTTGGAGTAATGGAGTCATCACAACCTAGAGGTTTTTTagtctgaataaaatatttctgtcttttttataATCCAATCCAACATTAGGTGGCGTGTTGTCCAGGCCCATTGGGAGCAGCTAGAAGAGATGGAAGCTTTATGTTGTAAAGAGGGGACACTTCTGTGCCAGCAACCTGATATGGTGAAGCCACGTTTGTTAGCTCCTTCCTGTTTgtaaactgtacattttaaattgataaCACACTTTTGTCTGtcctcactctctgtctctctatctaaACAGGCATTTGGGGAGTATGTCCACAAGCTAGAGGAGATCATGGAGAGAAAGGCTCGGTGTGTCCACAGCATGATATCCCAGCTGCAGCCATATCTTAAGCCCAGTCATTCTAACCAACTGCACAACCAAGGAGAAGATAATGATGATCCAATTTCATGAATAAACTAAGTTACTAAGCACTAACATTATAAGTGCAGCTGATACACTGAAGAAATGCCAGTTATGCAAAGCCATACTGTTTATGagtgcaaaatatatttttcactaACAACACTAAATACAGTATCAGTCaatattagtatttttttttttataaatgttccGGTGACTTAAGCTTGAAGAGTTCACTAGGCTTTGGACAGATATCACTTGATGTGTGTGACATCAAGAGATGTGTTACACAATGGTTCTTGTTGGGAAACTTGCCAAGACATGTTTGCCCATagatacaataatatatatattagaatCATAAGAGAAAAGTATGtccatttgtctgtttgtgcatTCTGCAGATTGACGCGTGCAGGTGTGGGATTGCTTATTTTTCTTAGATCCTCCCTGCTGTATACATGCTGATTCAGATGCAAAGAATATGAAATTCATATATATTTAGTTCTGAATCATAAGTTGTTAAGTTCATCTAAAAAAATGGAGATGTGTTACACTACTGTGGAAACTTGGATGCCTGGTATTTAgaaattaagttattttaatAGCTGCCATTTATGTACTGTTTACTGTATCTTTTAATTTAACCTAATCCAGCAGTGCAGTATTTATGCAAGCCCAGTCTTGATCCAACTTTTGGAGTTTCTCCTAGTATCAGACTGATCATTCTTCCTTAGCTGTGgtcttgcttgttttttcccttGGTCTTAAAAACTActaatctttattttgttccaTGAAAATCACAGTACATGATCATTTTGAGACATGGCCTTGGTATTGGAATTGATCAGGACTTTCAGTTTCCTTGGTTTGAGTCTAATCTTAACATGTGCTTTACCTGCACCCCCACCAGACTCTTTCTGGACAAAGACCAGCCCAGCCTGATTAGGGTTGGTCTTCTGTTTGGCTATGGGCTCTGACACTGGAATGATAATACACTGAACCAAAGATGCACAACTAATATTTTGCTAACCTACTTCAAACTTGTGCTTAGGTTGTCTACTGAGATGTTTACTTGGCAGGTGGAAAACTGTTTTCTTGTGCTACATTTTTTAGTAAAAATTGCCAGATTTTGTTAGTCTTCTGATAAAAGGTTGTGATACTTGTGAGGCAATGAAATTATTGGTGTAAATTCAGTTTTCCGCTGAGTTGTTGAGGCTACTTGGTTTTTGAAACAGTTCTAAGGGTTTAAGATTTAATTAAATGTGCTTGATAATCAGACGATGTGTTCTGTGttgtgaaatatttatattaggCAGTAGATTATTTGATAATTATTTTCTGAGTGGGATAGTGTGCAGATATGTTGTTTTTACCCAAGTATTTGCCTATCAAAATTGCCATCCTTTTATTATGTAAATGTAGGTATTCCACAGAAAGCTGAGGGTGGATAAAAATAGAATAGAAGAAGCCAGCCTCAACACAGTAGGAATTTTAGAGGATCATTTTTAATAGTATTACACCATCATCAAAGAAACTTACACAACCTGTTTTGGCTcaaggaaaaataaaagtttttttaaaaaaactcttCCGTAGACTCAAAATTGAAAGCATAAGCCATATCTGATCTCACTTCACGAATTAGATCTGTGACGACTTTTGCTAAACATGGAAAAATCACCACATACTAAACTCTATAAAGATATAGCTTTCACCCGATTTCAGGCTGGAAACACGTTACAGCGAAGCGCGCCCCCAGACAGGAACGCGCACGCCAGGGCACGGTGATGAACCACCTGACCTGTTCGGTGTGTTTTGGTTGGCAGATTCGGCTTCACAACGTTGAACAACGGCGCGGTGGGTCACGTGACggcatctgctgctgctggctgagcGAAGCGTGTTAGCAGGtaacagaaagaaagatttGTTGTGCTAATATTATCGATTTAGAAGCCGTTTGAACGACCTAAGCGTCTTATCGTAtgatttttaaattagtttaagGAAAACCGATCGCCTGATTCAGAGAAACCGTTCGTCCTGTTCGGTTgatagctaactagctaattcGCTAGCTAGCCAGCGTTGTATCCGTACTGTAGTACTGCATTGTATGCGGACGGGCCGTTCACATGCCGGGGCAGTTAGCCTGCTTCTGATATCTGTCGTAGCTTAACATTAACAGGCCGCGCGTTTTTCGACAACTTTTCTCCATCCCTCACACGTATTGCATTCCTAAtactaaagtattggacaccAACCGTTGTAAACGTTAATGTAACACGCGGCTTTTTTCCGTTTCGTTTCAGCTTTGTTATCCTGCTGGTAACTTTAGTTAAATCTGCCACTGAGGTTAGCGCAAAgtgactaacgttagcttttctCTTGATTTACACAAAAGGGCACATCTTCGCActtgtcacatttgtttttttttttttttttgttcctgtgTCAGTGAGGCTATACAAACAGCAATCACATTGGCGGACAGGTTAATTAATTACATGGTTACACTGCCAATATCTTGCCAGTAGAATATGGCATTTTAACGGTTGGAATCGTGTGTGTATCGCACACGGAACAAAGACAAGCGGCTAGCCAGGCTAAAGCTAGCGTGAGCTAGTTGACCTAGCGCTTATGTGAACGTTAGCAAGTGCGGCTCATATTTCGGTCGAGCTTCTTTTAACAGTCCACCTAAATAAGATTACGATTGAGTCATCACTTACGTTAGATACAGGCGACTGAAAAACACTGATAACACTAgctatatatacagttaacACTGCCTTGCTGTCTAacatttttctgtcagtcaacatACGAGTGGCAGACTATAACGTTAGTATGATCTCATTTGTTGTGTTTCCACGCTGACAAGTTGTCAGTTAGTAGTATTATTAGCTGACAACcagttactgtatgtaatataaTCTTAACTCGGGGAAGTTGTGTGCTTTCGATTTCCTTGGACACCACACCGTTTAGCCTGGCTTAAAGTCCAGGTTTCTTTGAGgttactttttttaatcaaatggcAAATGGCTGTCGCTATCCTGACGTCGTCGATGGGTAAAAAGTGTTATTCATACGACCCATAACATATGCTGGTGCATACTcatggttattttgtgtatgagCTTCAAGAGGGTTGTAAGTTGACACCTGGACAGTCCCCCCTTGGCTGGCTAAATTTAACCGGGGAGGTGGGGTGCGACAGATGGGCTTATAGTCTTACATGGTATAGGCCTACTTGACAACAGTGAGTCTCGGTCTGCTTATATTAAGTGTATTGTACTGGCTTTGGACATTTattctgtattatattttactaGGAATTGTGATGCAGTGTAACTTACATGTTGCTGTCATTTCactttacccccccccccagatttttctattttgtacatacattgttttgtatatactgtatatgatgacTTCAGTGGTCAGCAATCAAGCCCGGGGGACTCGGGACAGAACGCTGCCCACcaccacacaaacaacacagccacagaaacagatACAGGTGGGTTTTCACCATTGTGCCTACATACAGAGTTGCATACAGGCCTAAGGAATTGTCTGAGTCAAATACCTGTTTTACCTCACTTAGTATTGAATGTCATCATACTGATATTGAAAGTAAAATGTgtaatgaatgtaaaatgtaatttgacaCTCTTAAAGGATTTTAAGGTGACTACATCCTTCACCAGGACTGTAGTATCTTTCAtggaaataagtaaataaaaccCAGTGTCTTGTGGTCTAATGTATTGCTTGAATACAGATATGAGGCCAGGTACTGTGTGTTCCTGTTGTATTGTTTCTTACTGAACTCTTTGTTTACCAGGCCACAGCAGAACAGATTCGTTTAGCTCAAATGATCTACGACAAAAATGATGCAGACTTTGAAGACAAGGTCAAACAGGTAGTGCATTTGtgcatatatagtatatagtcaATTAGTTTTCTGGATGACCAGCATATCTTACTGGATTCTTCGACATTGGGACCCTCATTGCATCATATGGTGATCTAACTTAACGGTCTGTTTTGCACACTCACAGCTGATTGAGGTAACTGGGAAGACTCAAGATGAGTGCATGGTAGCCCTCCATGACTGCAACGAAGATGTAAACAGAGCCATCAATTTCCTGCTGGAGAGCACCTCTGACACAGTAAGAGtctatacacacatgcacaaaccaTATTCATACACATATTGTGCTTGTGTTCACATGTCATATGGCAATTCCTCTGGGTTTCTGCAGATACTGGAACACCGTGAACCATGCAAAATTTTAATCACAATATGGGTGTATTTTATAGAGTCAGTCTCATTCTTTGGTTAACCTCTGTCAGAACTCCTGGGAAACTGTCGGGAAGAAGCGGAGCCTTGGGAAAGAAGGAGGACCCTCAGAGATAAAGGAGAGcagggagaagaaaggaggagagagagaggccaatCGTGGACGTGGGGGGTCCAACAGGAGGGGCAGAGGCATCAGCCGAGGGCGTGAAGGTAAGAAAGAGACCAAAGATGTTTGTCCTGTCTAAGAGCCTGGATTGTGTAGATGTATGTCCTTGTCACTCTGTTTTAAAATGGTGTTCTAGGTATTTGATGCGTCTTTGACATTGAcagtttattttcacttttattgcTAAAAGTATTCCGAGTGTATGGAATTGTCTACTCAGCTTTGCTCAACTTCGATTTCTCTGCAGGTTTAATTAAAAAGGCTCAGAAGTCTTTCTCCCAGTTGAGTATTAATAATGAGTTTTTAATACCTTAATTTCCTTGTCCCTTTGTTTCTTGTTGGATTCCAGGTCGGTTAGAGGAGAATGGGTTTGAGGTGGCtcctggagagagagggggagaccGTGGACGCAGGGGGCGGGGCAGAGGTGAGcgaaacagaaaatgacaccTCTTCAAAGTTTATTGAATACATTGTCATtttgttaacagtgagtccaaGCGTAAAGTTGGGATGTATAAAGATGAttggggggtgtgtgtgtgtgtgtgttactttgtTACTTGAATTTTCCAAAAGGCTCTAGTCCCATTAATGTAAAGAGATTTCAAAAACTGCAggataaaaactgaaatgggTTTTTCAAAAGTTTGGTAAACCAAAACATTGTCAAACCAAATCAGAATGggtttacatattacatatgaCTGTGGTAGACATAGAAAACCTCTACCCTGTAGGTTTGCTGCATGCTTAGATGTCTATTTTGGGCAACCCTTTCCACCGTTTGAGTAAACATGTCAATGAATTTAGGCAAATTGTAATATCGTCTGTTTGTGTTAACTGCAATCTTTAGATAGGGATTTTGGTCAGATgttgttgtgcattttttggTTATGTAGCTGGCAGCATATCTATTTGTGTCTACGGTCATTTAGAGTATTGCAGCACTCAACATATGTGGAATGTGCTCAGACCCTGcagctgcttgtgtgtgtgtgtgtgtgtattggagGGGGTTGTAGTCAATAGATAGAGATTGTGAAGGTGGAAAGTAGTAGAATCTGACTTGATTTGTAGCTTTCTTTGTAACAAGAAGTGGTCTAAGAATGGCTACGTAAATCGGGGCGTGATTCAAAACAAATTGTGTCAGATGGCCTGTTATGCTTTAACAGCAGATCATGTACTCTCCTGGCTGCTTGTCTTTTATgaataactgtaaaatgtcaagttAATACCTTGAACCAAAAGTAAAACTTCACTTCAGGATTTTCTTTGGCCAAAAAACAGATCTTAGACAGGCTGTCTTTGGTCTAAATAGCCTAACTGTTACCTCCCTGGCccatgtttgtatgttttgaCAGCACAATTTGTGTGATATTTCTGTGACAGTGTACTGTATTAGTTTACTTATTGAGCACAATCCCAAAGCAATGCCACGTTTTAGAAAAACTCAGGTATAGAACACGATAGAAAAGAAACTTAGACATGTGCATGCAGGTATGgttctaaacaaaaacaattagaaTATTGTCTAATGCCCGACAAAGGTCAATGACAGAAACATTGCTTTTTTCATTAAACTTATTGCTGACTGTGTGTGGAAGTTTGATGCcgtctttaaaaaacaaaacaaaaacaaaggcttAATGAAAAGTTGAGGTTGAAAGTGACCAGTCAGCCGAGGTcatttggttgttttgtgtgtgtccacaggGGCAGGGGGTCGCGGTAGAGGAAGAGCAGCTGCTGGCAACAGGTTCTCCTCCCAGGGAATGGGGTAAGAGCATATGCTTAGTGTAAATATTAAGCCTGAAGTAGGATGAggaggtggtgatggtgatTACAAGCACAtatcttaaaaacaaatgtgtggaaAATTAAGTTTCTGAATCTCCTCATTCAGTAGTGTTAACAGTAGCAACAACAGACCAGATGGTATTCTCTTCAGTTTCCCTTATGTTGGCTCACCTTCCCAAACTCTTCACCTTTCCTGTTGTCTCTTCTTTCCACTCTTCTTCTTTCAGCACCTTCAATCCTGCGGACTACACAGCTAACTCTGGAGCTCGCCAGGAGACATGGGAAGGGGACTGCAACGAACCTGCTGAGGGAACCAGTAAGGAAATAACATAAGATGTTACTTTTTGATGCCATTTCCTACTTGAGCTGCGGAATGGCTTAATTGTCATTGCTTAAAAGTGTCAGCCTCATCTAGTGTTCACTTGCCCCAAATCAGCGTGAATTTCCAATTTCAGGATTCTAGGTGCCAAATAAAACCAAACGAATCTGCACATTGGATTTAAGGGCTTATAACTTTGGTGTTATACTAAAGCAGTCATGGTGCTATATTTTGTATCACTGCTTTGGGACGACTGATGGTTGCTGAGAGCATATCATGAGTGTGTGAACATGGCAACACTAACTTGgctgctgttctgttttttaGGAGCATGGGGAGGCAATATGGAAGACTGGATTTCAGAAGACTGGACTGAGGATGTAAGGCTCCACTTTTTAATGATCTGAAAGGGATCTGCAATGCTTCAGATTGAGGGTTTACATAAAGTTTGTTTACTTACATTGCTTTAAATCTGCACTGGCTTGCTTAATGTCTAGCTTTATTGGCTACTGATGTTAACTTGGTTGTTTATAtaccatacagtacatatgcCTATATTAATCTGATGGATGACTGTTTGTTCTTCCTGTCCTTTCTCACAGTTGTCTGAGACCAAAGTATTCACTGCCTCTTCTGCTCCAGCaaaccacatcacacctggacACAAGTGAGTCATCCTCCCCAAAGTCCAGTCAACTTAAAACACTACAGAGAACACGCTTTATTTTGgagaataacattttatttaatctgtgCTGTTATCTTCTCCTTGTCGACCGTCCTCAAACCTCTTTTCTCCCACTCTACCTGCTCTCTTGTCTCTTGCTTCTCAGCGTGGACCTGGCTAGCCTACTGCCTAAGGCTGGAGTGGCTGTCGGGGTTTCAATGGACTCTGACTTAGGGGCGATAGTCGATGGCCCCTCAGCCGAGGATTTGGGCCAAAGCCTTGTGTTTACCAATTCCCACCACAATGGACGCACTGCAACACACAGCTACGCACACGCCACAGCCAACAGCTACGCCCATGCCGCTTCTGCTGGTACCACCTACGCACATGCTGCACTGGTACAGACAGCCACGCattcacacacttacacatgtGGAAGCACCAGCAACCACATTACACGCATCTTTGTGCTTACACACTATACTTGTTTTGCTTCTGTCATCCTCCCAGTCCTCAGTCCTGGGTTCTGGTTTCGGATGCCTGAATGTACCTAAGCCGGGACCTGCCTCTGACATCAGGACATCAGAGCAGCTCAATGGTCCTCGGCTTGGTCAGAGAGCCAGTCAGATGTTGGCCTCCACCAGCAACGGTAGTGTTTCCAAAGATGCAGGGCCACCTCCAATACAGAACCCTGCTcctgcctcctctccctctctagaAGTCAAGGCTCAGAGAGTTGAGAATGGTCCtgttactgcccaacactgtaAGTTCATCTGAAAGTTAAATAAgaaatcaaacacagaaattTAATACATGTCTATTAAATCTTAAGTAACTGTTCTTGATGACAAAAATGCAAGAGGTGCACTGCACAGCAGTACAATAGTTCTatgaatatatacatttattccCATTCTCTTCAGTGGAGATGAAGCTTCAGCCAGAGCCATCAGCGGTGCTCAGCCAGCTGGCTCAGAGGCAGCAACAGTCCTCCATCCTTCCCACCACAGAACATGCTCCACAGGTCCCCACCCCGCCAGGTAGGATTGCAGAACAGTATCATACAATGCCATTAAAGTTGTGAAAGTCTGCATAGCATACCACATgacattagagctgcaactcaactaattattttcataattaattGGATTAATTAAATAGGAATGCCAGCAGCAGCGGATCGTGCTGCATGACCAACTGAGCTGTTTAGTAACTGTGAGAGCAAACACATCTGCATTGTTTGTCGATTTGTGCTGTAAGATCATGGCAGTATGGCCATCTTCATTATGTCTTGCTCTGACAATTTGTTTTTATCCTAGTGCTGTGTTTTTAACAACATTGTGAATGGGACGCATTCATTCTCCTTCAGGTCATGAGTCCTCTGTTCCTCTTGTAAGAGATGGAGCTTCTCCAGGAGCGAAGCTGCCAGTCATGGAGCCTCCCATCACAGAACCCCCTCAGCGGCAGTTAAAGACACAGAGACGCAGAGTACCGCCTCCCTCAAAGGTAAGCTCTTCTGATATCTGAACCttttcatcaaacaaaaaaCCTGTAAGAACCTCCATGCAAAAGAGCAATATTACTTGCAAGACTGAAAGAAGTAGAAGAAACTGGAAGTCTTATCAATAATTTATCTGCTCTCACCTGCTTGATGAGACAAACCAGCTGGCTGACTGGCTATGTGGTAGGGACAGAGAGGTAAAGACATTGGAGTTTACAGCTTGCGGAAACTACTTTTATTCAAAGATATGTTGTCAACAAACACGGAGGGCACAGATATGTATACAGTCCTTTTTGAGTATATCCATCTCATACATATGTTTTCTACCATAGCCTGCTTTTCTGCTGCTTGAGTCATAGCAGTTTATACTGTAACACATTCAAGTAGCTGTTCAGGACTGTTTTTACTGAACGTGGCTACTAGCCAGTTATCATCTAcgttcattttttaaataactcatcaaataaaataacttatttGCTCACATTTTAACTTGATTTCCATAATTTACAATttttacacacagtacaaaaacaaattcaaaataatcaaattgatTAAATATACTGTCCCAGTTCTACTTAATTCCCTCTTTGTCTACTCAGATCCCGTCGTCAGCAGTGGAGATGCCAGGCTCAGCAGATATATCTGGCCTGAATGTTCAGTTTGGAGCTCTTGACTTTGGGTCTGAAGCTGGTAGTGGAACGGTAGACATGGCACAGACAGAGTTGGCCAGGGAGCAAGCCCctgctccagcagctccagcactCATGCCTGGCCCTACCACTCTTCCCACACAGCAGCCACAGAGCAGCCTATTCTCCAAGCCAGGAcctgtgaggtgtgtgtgtgtgtgagttgtttTGAATTGGTGTGTGAGGCACAGGTTTGTCTGAGAAATTTGTACCTGAATaaattttagaaatatttgaaAGTTTCTTACacatgtgtacatacatgtacagcaacaaacatcagacaACATTGCCTCGTCAACCAAAGCGCATGCTGAGTCACAAAGAACAACTTCTCAGACATATAGCCATCTTTTCTACATACATGAATCCTAAGAGCATGTTAAAAGTGTTTCATTATCTTCACAAAATTGAGCTCAGTAACACTTGTTCTGTTAGTCATGCAGGAGACACATTTATCATTATTTGTTCACTTTTGGCATACTTCTTTTGGGTACAgccctaaaataataaaaccCAGGGTCCATTAGAATACTTTTAAGATaatcttttctattttctatcttttttaACCTCCCAAAAAGATTTTCTCACTGCATTGCCACACACAATTAAATAGTGTTCCTTTCATCTCTGTGCATTTTGTACACAAATCTGGGATTTTGCCattatattgatttaatttgacTGGAGTCATATTATTCTCATTAACCATTTATACTGTAACAATCTTAGTCAAGTATTAATTGATTGCGTATGGGCCTTAGTACATGCTGATTCCCAGTTCCCTGATATGTTTCTAGGTCTTCCTTCCACGCATTCCATTTGTACCTTCATACATTATTaattttgtacatgtgtgtatctgtccagCATGAAATCTTAGCAACCATTCAAGATAGAGCTATGTAAAAAGCAAAGCACTGCAGCCATGGGCACATCATTTATCAATGAGTTAAAGGGGTTTGGAGAATGATGTCTTAATTTTAGCTCAGTTACAGCTAGAAACGGCTTGAATTAAATTAACCAGTAATGATACATTCTGCCTCTACTTCTGTCACATTCTCAGTatgttttattgtatatttatcTATCTTTCCCCATCTTCCTATCTCTTGTTCCTGTGAACAGTGAACACTTG
This sequence is a window from Siniperca chuatsi isolate FFG_IHB_CAS linkage group LG5, ASM2008510v1, whole genome shotgun sequence. Protein-coding genes within it:
- the LOC122876848 gene encoding ubiquitin-associated protein 2-like isoform X4; the protein is MMTSVVSNQARGTRDRTLPTTTQTTQPQKQIQATAEQIRLAQMIYDKNDADFEDKVKQLIEVTGKTQDECMVALHDCNEDVNRAINFLLESTSDTNSWETVGKKRSLGKEGGPSEIKESREKKGGEREANRGRGGSNRRGRGISRGREGRLEENGFEVAPGERGGDRGRRGRGRGAGGRGRGRAAAGNRFSSQGMGTFNPADYTANSGARQETWEGDCNEPAEGTRAWGGNMEDWISEDWTEDLSETKVFTASSAPANHITPGHNVDLASLLPKAGVAVGVSMDSDLGAIVDGPSAEDLGQSLVFTNSHHNGRTATHSYAHATANSYAHAASAGTTYAHAALSSVLGSGFGCLNVPKPGPASDIRTSEQLNGPRLGQRASQMLASTSNGSVSKDAGPPPIQNPAPASSPSLEVKAQRVENGPVTAQHLEMKLQPEPSAVLSQLAQRQQQSSILPTTEHAPQVPTPPGHESSVPLVRDGASPGAKLPVMEPPITEPPQRQLKTQRRRVPPPSKIPSSAVEMPGSADISGLNVQFGALDFGSEAGSGTVDMAQTELAREQAPAPAAPALMPGPTTLPTQQPQSSLFSKPGPVSEHLSSLPTLPSAVSDPSFPSPSLGLPSATPSPSLGLPSAAAPPSSTAPTAASRVESSGSRSLPPHLGFSQNKDVPSAAALTNGYSGMKTQSTQDSTSSMSRTVKTESPVMTSDSGPGHHIPSPAVTPSHSAPIPSLSSHVTSTHSSGSALATSSSLTISNEESSSNGNLHAFSSSSSQVVNPGPSAPMAVSSSATNGLHPSGAPGLIPNGTNATLSAAGSRTAPLLTTTSGKAPPNLAQGVPPLLANQYIMGPGGLLPAYPQIYGYEDLQMLQSRLPMDYYGVTFPGTTATMPGRDGLANNPYSGEATKFGRNDSSSPAPPTSLSTAGVQSQPQQAPQAGTQGQGQSQGQQTQNQAFLNPPLPPGYGYTGLPYYAGVPGVPSAFQYGPTVFVPPGSAKQPTMGLANPSNQYHQQHQPSYGQHAYGAAFDDLSQAHGGEYSKGGYGGSAQSQAKSAGSGPGKGTHKSPGLSGSGTSGGVPDMGGSIYNKTQSFDKQGFHTGTPPPFSLPSALGGTGPLNPGGAPGYAPAPFLHILPPHQQPHSQLLHHHLTQDGQTPMFSEEL
- the LOC122876848 gene encoding ubiquitin-associated protein 2-like isoform X1; amino-acid sequence: MMTSVVSNQARGTRDRTLPTTTQTTQPQKQIQATAEQIRLAQMIYDKNDADFEDKVKQLIEVTGKTQDECMVALHDCNEDVNRAINFLLESTSDTNSWETVGKKRSLGKEGGPSEIKESREKKGGEREANRGRGGSNRRGRGISRGREGRLEENGFEVAPGERGGDRGRRGRGRGAGGRGRGRAAAGNRFSSQGMGTFNPADYTANSGARQETWEGDCNEPAEGTRAWGGNMEDWISEDWTEDLSETKVFTASSAPANHITPGHNVDLASLLPKAGVAVGVSMDSDLGAIVDGPSAEDLGQSLVFTNSHHNGRTATHSYAHATANSYAHAASAGTTYAHAALSSVLGSGFGCLNVPKPGPASDIRTSEQLNGPRLGQRASQMLASTSNGSVSKDAGPPPIQNPAPASSPSLEVKAQRVENGPVTAQHLEMKLQPEPSAVLSQLAQRQQQSSILPTTEHAPQVPTPPGHESSVPLVRDGASPGAKLPVMEPPITEPPQRQLKTQRRRVPPPSKIPSSAVEMPGSADISGLNVQFGALDFGSEAGSGTVDMAQTELAREQAPAPAAPALMPGPTTLPTQQPQSSLFSKPGPVSEHLSSLPTLPSAVSDPSFPSPSLGLPSATPSPSLGLPSAAAPPSSTAPTAASRVESSGSRSLPPHLGFSQNKDVPSAAALTNGYSGMKTQSTQDSTSSMSRTVKTESPVMTSDSGPGHHIPSPAVTPSHSAPIPSLSSHVTSTHSSGSALATSSSLTISNEESSSNGNLHAFSSSSSQVVNPGPSAPMAVSSSATNGLHPSGAPGLIPNGTNATLSAAGSRTAPLLTTTSGKAPPNLAQGVPPLLANQYIMGPGGLLPAYPQIYGYEDLQMLQSRLPMDYYGVTFPGTTATMPGRDGLANNPYSGEATKFGRNDSSSPAPPTSLSTAGVQSQPQQAPQAGTQGQGQSQGQQTQNQAFLNPPLPPGYGYTGLPYYAGVPGVPSAFQYGPTVFVPPGSAKQPTMGLANPSNQYHQQHQPSYGQHAYGAAFDDLSQAHGGEYSKGGYGGSAQSQAKSAGSGPGKGTHKSPGLSGSGTSGGVPDMGGSIYNKTQSFDKQGFHTGTPPPFSLPSALGGTGPLNPGGAPGYAPAPFLHILPPHQQPHSQLLHHHLTQDGQGGPGQRSQSNSMQQKTQGNKSSYGSSPYWTN